The sequence ATTCGTCTTCTGGCTCAGATCCACGCCGCCGATCTGTTGATCGGCGACGTTCCGCCGGACATGGCCGAATTGGCGCATCGGGCGGACAAGCAGGGTCGGCGCAATTTCGTCCAGAATGTGCGAAATCCGCTCGCGATCCGCATTCCGCTCGTCGATCCAGACCGCTTCCTGAAAGCGACCGCGCCGCTGGCGCGCTTCTTGTTCAGCTGGTGGGGTTTCGCCTTTTGGCTCGCGACGATCGTCATCGGACTGGCGCTCGCGGGGGTGCATTGGAGCGCGTTGACGCACAATGTCGCCGATCGCGTTCTGTCGTCGGAAAACATCGTCCTTCTCATGCTCGTCTATCCTCTCGTCAAAGCGCTCCACGAAATCGGCCACGGCATGGCGACGGCGCGATGGGGCGGCGAGGTGCATGAGATGGGCGTCATGCTGCTCGTGCTGATGCCGGTTCCTTATGTCGACGCCTCCGCTTCCGCTGCCTTTCAGGAAAAGCGCCGCCGCATCATCGTCGGCGCGGCGGGAATCATGGTCGAAATGTTTCTCGCCGCGGGCGCGATGATCGCCTGGACTCTCGTCGAGAAAGGACTTGTGCGCGCTGCGGCCTTCGACGTGATGCTGATCGGCAGCGCTTCGACATTGCTCGTCAACGGCAACCCTCTGCTGCGGTTCGACGGCTATTACGTTCTCGCCGATCTGATCGAAATTCCCAATCTCGGCGCTCGCGCGAACGCCTATGTGCTGTATCTGATGCAACGTTACGCCTTCGGCGTCGAGCATCTCGTATCGCCGGCGACGTCGCCGGGCGAAGCGCCGTGGTTTCTCGCCTATGCGGCAGCATCGTTCTTCTACCGCTCGACGGTGACTTTCGGGATCGCTTTGTTCATCGGCTCGCGGTTTTTCGTCATCGGAGTTGTGCTCGCGCTCTGGGGCCTGGCTGCCGGCCTCGTGCTGCCGCTCGCAAAAGGCGTGAATCGTCTTCTCCTCGATCCGCAGCTGCGGCGCGTTCGCGGACGCGCGATCCTCGTATCGAACCTGTCGGTCGTGATCCTTCTCCTCCTGATCATGGCTGTTCCCGCCCCCTATGCCACCATGGCGCAGGGCGTCGTCGCTGTGCCGGAGAATTCGACGCTTCGCGTGCGGACCGATGGCGAGGCGATCGACGCGCTTCTCGGCGACGATCGCCATATCGAGGCCGGGACGCGCGTGGCGACGCTCGCGGATCCGGTTCTCGCGGGCGAGACGGCCGTGCTTCAGGCGCAGACCGAGGCCTATCGCCTTCGGCTCGAGGCGGTGACGAATTCTGACTTGGTGCAGGCCAATATATTTCGCGAAGAGCTGCGCCGTCTGGACGGCGCCTTGGCGTTGAACCGGCAGCGAATGGCCGACCTCGACATTGTCGCGGAGCATTCCGGCCGGCTCATCTTGCCGCGCGCGGCGGACCTTCCGGGAAAATTCGTCAAAAAGGGCGATCTTCTCGGCTATATCGTCGCGCAAGGCGATCCCATCGTGCGCGTCGTGGTTCCCCAATCGGAGATCGATCTCGTCCGCAGCCGGACGACCAAGGTCGAGATCCGATTCGTCGGCCGCATCGACTGCGTCGTTCCCGCCGTCATCGAGCGCGAAGCGCCGGCCGCTCTCGACGAATTGCCGAGTCTCGCGCTCAGCAAGCGCGGGGGCGGCGAGATCGCGCTCGATCCGACGAAGACCGACGCGCCGCGCGCGCTCGAATCCCAATTCCACATCGATCTGAGAGTCGCGCCGCGGGAAGAAAGAATGAATATAGGCGAACGCGTCTATGTGCGCTTCGATCACGGCGCCGAGCCGGTCGCCGGGCGCCTCTGGCGCGCGTCGCGCCAATTGTTGTTGAGGCAGTTCGGTGTGTGAGGCGTCGGCGCCGGCGAGCCGCCCACTGCCGCGGCCGAGACTCTATCCAGAGCGGCGCTGGCCACGCTCCGGGCCGCTGGAGCAAGCGGCCGAAGCAGTGGCGGCTCGCTTCGCTCCGCAGATCGGGCGCTTCAAGGGGCGCGCCGCCGCCTCCATCGTCGAGCGCGTCGCGGCGCATGAGGCAGAGCTCCGCGCAACTTCCGACGCGGAGCTGCGCGCGCGCGGGCGGGCGCTGCGTGAAAAACTGCATCATTGTCGCGCACGCGAGCCGAAAGCCATCGCAGAGGCATTCGCCGTCATCCGCGAGGCGTCTGGCCGCGTGCTGGGAATGCGCCATTTCGATGTGCAGCTGATCGGCGGCAATATTCTGCTCGGCGGGATGATCGCCGAGATGGACACGGGCGAAGGCAAGACGCTCACGGCGACGCTGGCCGCGGCGACAGCGGCGTTGGCCGGCGTGCCGACCCATGTCGTCACGGCCAATGATTATCTCGCGCGACGCGACGCCGAGCTGATGCGGCCGCTATATGAATTTCTCGGGCTGAGCGTCGGCGTCGTGATCCAGGAGATGGCGCCCGAGGAAAAAAGGGCCACCTATGCCTGCGAGATCGCCTATTGCACCAACAAGACTCTAGCCTTCGATTATTTGCGCGATCGGCTGACGCTCGGTCGACGCAGCGGCAATCTACGGCATAAATTCGAAAATCTCGCAGCGCCGGCGGCGCGGATGCGAGAGCTGCTGTTGCGAGGGCTGCATTTCGCGATCGTGGATGAAGCGGACAGCATTCTCATCGACGAGGCGCGCACGCCGCTCATCCTCTCGCGCGAGCTGACGTCGACATCCGAACGAGAGATTTTCGTAGAGGCGCTCGACATCGCCGCGCGGATGGCCGAGGGGCGCGATTATGTGATCCGCCGCGACGAAAGGCGGGTCGACCTCACCGCATCCGGCAGAACGACCGCCGCCGAGCTGGCGCAGCGGCTCGGAAGCCGTTGGCAGATCGTGTCCCAACGCGAGGAATGGGCGCTTCAGGCGATCACCGCAATGCGCCTGTTCCACCGCGACGAGCATTACATCGTCCGCGGCGAAAAGGTCGAGATCGTCGACGAATATACCGGGCGCGTCATGCCGGATCGGTTCTGGAGCGACGGGCTTCATCAAATGATCGAGGTCAAGGAAGGCTGCGCTCTATCCGGTGTTCGCGCGACCATCGCCAGAATGACATATCAGCGATTTTTCCGACGCTACCAGCGGCTCGCAGGCATGACGGGAACGGCCGCCGAGGTCTCGCGCGAGCTCTGGAGCGTCTATCGCCTCACAGTCGCGCGCGTGCCCACCAACAGACCGTCGCAACGAAGGTTTCTTCAGGATCGCATCGTCGCGACCGAGGCAGATAAATGGCGCGTCATCGCGGAGACGATCGCCGCGCATCATCGCCGTGGAGCGCCGGTGTTGCTCGGCGTGAGATCGGTGGCGTCGTCTCGCAGAGCCAGCGAGAGTCTGACGGCGGTCGGCCTGCCGCATATCGTTCTCAACGCCGCGCAGGACGCCGCCGAGGCGGAGATCGTCGCCGCCGCAGGCAGGCGTGGACGCATCACGATCGCGACCAATATGGCCGGCCGCGGGACCGACATCAAGCTCGACGCCGATGTGATCGAATTGGGCGGGCTGCATGTCATAATGTCCGAACGCCACGACGCCCGCAGGATCGATCGCCAGCTCGCCGGGCGCTGCGCTCGACAAGGTCAGCTCGGCTGCTTTCAGGCGATCCTTTCGCTCGCGGACGGCGTCACGGACACAAACGCTTTACCGATTGAGCAGTACCTAATGCACGTAATGATTCGAGCCGGCTGGTCATGGCCCGCACGTCTCGCTCTTCGTGCAGCGCAAAGACACGCGGAGCGGCTTCATGCTCGTATGCGTCGCGAATTATTGGATAGAGACGAGACTCTCGACCATGCGCTCGCCTTCACTGGTAACGCCGAATAGGCCCCGAGCATCGCGCGCGCAGATCGCCGTCGTGGCGATCCTCGCGCTTCACTGCTGCTCCTCGACGCAACAGGCTCGCGCCCAGAACCGACGCTTCGATTGCGTCATCGATCCCTCGATGACGGTGAAGCTCGGCAGTCCGACAACCGGATTGATTTCCGAAGCGCTCGTCGATCGCGGCGACGTCGTCGCGGAAGGCCAGGTCGTGGCCCGGCTCGAATCGAGCGTCGAGGCCGCGACGCTGGAATTGAACCTCGCCCGCGCGGCGAGTGCGGCGCGTGTCGAGGCGCAGGCCGCACGATTGAGACTCAGTAAGGCGCGTATGGGACGGGCGCGGGAGCTGTACGCGCGAAACAGCTTTACGCTCGACAAATTGGACGAACAAAAAGCGGACATGCGCGTCGCCGAAGAGGATCTCGCGCGCGAAAAAGTCGAGCTGCGTCTCGCAGAGCTCGAAGTCGTGAGGGCCCGCGCCGTGCTCGAGCAGCGAACGATTCGCAGCCCTGTCGCCGGCGTGGTCGGCGAACGAAAGCTGTCTCCGGGCGAATTCGTTCATCAGGATGCTTTCATCATGAGCGTCGTGCATCTCGATCCATTACATGTCGAGGCGTTTCTGCCGGTCGCAATGTATCCGCAGGTAAAGGTCGGCGCGACCGCCATGGTCCTTCCTGACGAGCCCATCGGCGAAAGCTATCCTGCGACCGTCTCGGTCGTCGATCGCGTGTTCGATCCGGCGAGCGCGACATTCGGCGTTCGCCTTCTTTTGCCCAATCCAGGCAATCGACTGCCCGGCGGCCAGCGATGCAAGCTCAATTTCGACGATATGGCGCGCGAGAGGGAGTCGAAATGAACGTGGCGAACGCGAATCTCCTGGCGGCGTCATGACGAACGCACACGCCGACAGGCGCATCGCGCGCGGAGCCGCGCGGCGAATTTGCGCCTCGATGCTCGGCCTTGTCGCGCTCGGCGCGCACGACCTGCGCGCGGAAACTCTGAAGGGCGCGCTCGCTTTTGCCTACGCCAGCAATCCAGACCTCGAGGAGCAACGCGCGATTGCACGGATCCGCGACGAGGACGTGTCCAAAGCGGCTGCGGGACATCGACCCAAGGCCGGCGTCTCCTTCAGCGCCGGACCGCAAAAATCGAGCGTTCGTCAGCCCGGCGGGCGCGATCAGCTACGGAACCGCCTCTACACCAATGATGACAATTTCGGCTATCCGCGCAGCGGAACGCTGAATCTCTCATTGACGGTGTTCGACGGCTGGCGTTCGGACAATTCGATGCGCCAGGCCGAGTCCGGCGTGCTCGCCGCGCGCGCGACGTTGATGGCCGCGGAGCAAGAAGTGCTGCTGCGCGGCGTCACCGTCTATATGGATGTGTTGCGCGACACCGCGACGCTCGGCCTGCGCAGGCATAATCAAGCCGTTCTCGCGGAGCAGTTGCGCGTCGCGCGTGATCGCGCCGACACGGGAATGGCGACAGTGGCGGATGTCGCACAGGCGGAAGCGGCGTTGGCGCAAGCCGCGTCCGACCATGCGGGGGCGCGTGAGGCGCTGCGGGCGAGCGTGGCCGAATATCGCGAGGTGATCGGGCGTCCGCCGAACCGGCTCGAGCCCGCGCAGGGCTGCGACCCTGATTTGCCGGCGACCATCGAACGCGCGGTGGAGCGCGCCATCGTCGCGCATCCGCAGGTGATCTCCTCTCTGCATCATGTGGACATGGCGACGATGGCTGTAAAAGTCGCCGAGGGCGCGCTCATGCCGTCCTTTTCCGTGGGCGGCCAAGTCTATCAGCAATACGATTCCTATCTCGGCTATCCCGGCACCAAGCAGTTTTCGGCGCAGGTGACCGGAACGTTGAACGTGCCCTTATATGACGGCGGCGCCGAATATTCGGCGGTCAGGCAGGCCAAGCAGCAGCTCGGGCAGGCGCAGGTGCATGTCACAGCTCAGCGCAGCGCCATTCGCGCCAAGCTCGCCGTGAGCTACAGCCGCCTTGCAGCGACGAAGGCGGCGATGCATTACGGCGGAATATTGGTGCGCTCCTCGGAAACGGCGCTGGCGCAAATCCGCAATGAGGCCGAGTTCGGCCAAAGAACTCTTCTCGACGTGCTGAACGCCCAACAGGCGCTATTCGACGCCAGGGTCAAAATGGTGTCTGCGCAACATGATCGCGTCGTCGCCTCCTGCTCGGCGCTCGCGGCGATCGGCGGCTTGTCGGCCGATGGTTTGAGTCTCGATGTCGAACGTTACGATCCGGCGAAGAATCTGGAGCGCGTGCGCGATCTGTGGATCGGCGTCGACATGCCAGAAGATCGATGACGGAGACGCGCAAGGCGGTCGGATCGCGGCGGAAGATCATCGGCGCCTTCATCGGCTCGGCAGACCGCGAAGATGTCGGCGCGTATCATTTGGGCGACGCTGTGCGTGATAGGAGGCGTTACCCGCGTGTCGCGAACAAGTCAAAGAGCGCCGCGCGTGACGAAATTGGAACTTCGAGACTCCTCATGGCGAGCGAGTTTCATCATGCGTGGAAATGTTCGCTGATACTTTCTGATTTCTCCCGACAGCGGGTGCCGGTGCCCTAAAGACACTTGTGTCAAGGGCGCGAAGAAAAGCTCGCCGCCCATTCCTTTGTCACTAACGAGGAATTGACACATCGGTCCATTCATATCTCTCGTTTCGAACACGTTGACTATCGTCAGATGCAACGCTGTCTCCCGAGACCCGGTACGATTGCGGAGAAATGTCAGAAGCGATGGCTTCGCATGGGCAGACAGCGGCAAAGCCTGTCGAACGAGATGAAGCAGCCTGTGCTCTGCGCTTTCAAAAGTCATTGACGATCTCGGAGAGCTATCGATATGGCGCTGGGGCTGATGCGACGTCCCAGGAGCCTGCGAAACCAAGAGCGTTAGCGAAACGGGCGCCAGAACGTTCGGCCACCTTTGATCCAAAGGTTCATCGTTGTAAATATTTGCATTTGTTGGCCGGCTTGGCTGTCGGCTTTGAATTCGGAGGCAGATTTGCGAGAATGCTGTCGATTTGAACGATCTGACGCCGCGAACCAGATCTAATCACCTGCTCAGTCATTGAACAACTGTCCGGTAAACTTCAAAAGCCTTTTCAAACGATCCAGGGTGTCGGAACATCAGGTGATCTGTCGCTTGGCGAGCTTACGGGCGAGCGTTCGCCGATGCATGCCCAATCGACGCGCAGCTTCCGAAACGTTGAAATTTACCTCCATGAGCGTCTCGTGAATGCGCTCCCACTCGACGGTCTTGATCGAGTTCTTGCGCTCGGAAAAGGCAGTGCGGCCATTCGCCTCTCTTCCGAGTAGAGCAGCTTCTATGTCATCCACGCTCGAAGGTTTCACGAGATAGTGACAAGCGCCGAGCTTGATCGCTTCCACCGCCGTGGCGATGCTGGCGTAGCCAGTCAGAACAACGATGCTCATCGAGGGATTCGCGCGCAGGAGCGACTTGATGCATTCGAGCCCGGATGGGCCGACCAGCTTGAGGTCGACGATCGCAAAGCATGGCGGCGCATCGGGGAGCGCAGCCTCGACGTCCTCGAGGCTTTGGCGAACCGTAACCCGATATCCTCGTCTCTCGAATGATTTTCGAAGCGCTCTACCGAAGGAGACGTCGTCTTCGA is a genomic window of Methylosinus sp. H3A containing:
- a CDS encoding TolC family outer membrane protein, producing the protein MTNAHADRRIARGAARRICASMLGLVALGAHDLRAETLKGALAFAYASNPDLEEQRAIARIRDEDVSKAAAGHRPKAGVSFSAGPQKSSVRQPGGRDQLRNRLYTNDDNFGYPRSGTLNLSLTVFDGWRSDNSMRQAESGVLAARATLMAAEQEVLLRGVTVYMDVLRDTATLGLRRHNQAVLAEQLRVARDRADTGMATVADVAQAEAALAQAASDHAGAREALRASVAEYREVIGRPPNRLEPAQGCDPDLPATIERAVERAIVAHPQVISSLHHVDMATMAVKVAEGALMPSFSVGGQVYQQYDSYLGYPGTKQFSAQVTGTLNVPLYDGGAEYSAVRQAKQQLGQAQVHVTAQRSAIRAKLAVSYSRLAATKAAMHYGGILVRSSETALAQIRNEAEFGQRTLLDVLNAQQALFDARVKMVSAQHDRVVASCSALAAIGGLSADGLSLDVERYDPAKNLERVRDLWIGVDMPEDR
- a CDS encoding PqqD family protein produces the protein MAAPLRSSSWYRVADLKPRLRAHARIHRQRHRGQLWYVLQDRQNGQFHRLSPLAHNIVCLMDGRRSVDEIWEMMGHRYGDDQPTQDETIRLLAQIHAADLLIGDVPPDMAELAHRADKQGRRNFVQNVRNPLAIRIPLVDPDRFLKATAPLARFLFSWWGFAFWLATIVIGLALAGVHWSALTHNVADRVLSSENIVLLMLVYPLVKALHEIGHGMATARWGGEVHEMGVMLLVLMPVPYVDASASAAFQEKRRRIIVGAAGIMVEMFLAAGAMIAWTLVEKGLVRAAAFDVMLIGSASTLLVNGNPLLRFDGYYVLADLIEIPNLGARANAYVLYLMQRYAFGVEHLVSPATSPGEAPWFLAYAAASFFYRSTVTFGIALFIGSRFFVIGVVLALWGLAAGLVLPLAKGVNRLLLDPQLRRVRGRAILVSNLSVVILLLLIMAVPAPYATMAQGVVAVPENSTLRVRTDGEAIDALLGDDRHIEAGTRVATLADPVLAGETAVLQAQTEAYRLRLEAVTNSDLVQANIFREELRRLDGALALNRQRMADLDIVAEHSGRLILPRAADLPGKFVKKGDLLGYIVAQGDPIVRVVVPQSEIDLVRSRTTKVEIRFVGRIDCVVPAVIEREAPAALDELPSLALSKRGGGEIALDPTKTDAPRALESQFHIDLRVAPREERMNIGERVYVRFDHGAEPVAGRLWRASRQLLLRQFGV
- a CDS encoding response regulator transcription factor gives rise to the protein MSSLDRLLMIVEDDVSFGRALRKSFERRGYRVTVRQSLEDVEAALPDAPPCFAIVDLKLVGPSGLECIKSLLRANPSMSIVVLTGYASIATAVEAIKLGACHYLVKPSSVDDIEAALLGREANGRTAFSERKNSIKTVEWERIHETLMEVNFNVSEAARRLGMHRRTLARKLAKRQIT
- a CDS encoding prepilin peptidase, giving the protein MCEASAPASRPLPRPRLYPERRWPRSGPLEQAAEAVAARFAPQIGRFKGRAAASIVERVAAHEAELRATSDAELRARGRALREKLHHCRAREPKAIAEAFAVIREASGRVLGMRHFDVQLIGGNILLGGMIAEMDTGEGKTLTATLAAATAALAGVPTHVVTANDYLARRDAELMRPLYEFLGLSVGVVIQEMAPEEKRATYACEIAYCTNKTLAFDYLRDRLTLGRRSGNLRHKFENLAAPAARMRELLLRGLHFAIVDEADSILIDEARTPLILSRELTSTSEREIFVEALDIAARMAEGRDYVIRRDERRVDLTASGRTTAAELAQRLGSRWQIVSQREEWALQAITAMRLFHRDEHYIVRGEKVEIVDEYTGRVMPDRFWSDGLHQMIEVKEGCALSGVRATIARMTYQRFFRRYQRLAGMTGTAAEVSRELWSVYRLTVARVPTNRPSQRRFLQDRIVATEADKWRVIAETIAAHHRRGAPVLLGVRSVASSRRASESLTAVGLPHIVLNAAQDAAEAEIVAAAGRRGRITIATNMAGRGTDIKLDADVIELGGLHVIMSERHDARRIDRQLAGRCARQGQLGCFQAILSLADGVTDTNALPIEQYLMHVMIRAGWSWPARLALRAAQRHAERLHARMRRELLDRDETLDHALAFTGNAE
- a CDS encoding efflux RND transporter periplasmic adaptor subunit; its protein translation is MTVKLGSPTTGLISEALVDRGDVVAEGQVVARLESSVEAATLELNLARAASAARVEAQAARLRLSKARMGRARELYARNSFTLDKLDEQKADMRVAEEDLAREKVELRLAELEVVRARAVLEQRTIRSPVAGVVGERKLSPGEFVHQDAFIMSVVHLDPLHVEAFLPVAMYPQVKVGATAMVLPDEPIGESYPATVSVVDRVFDPASATFGVRLLLPNPGNRLPGGQRCKLNFDDMARERESK